The following coding sequences are from one Syngnathus acus chromosome 14, fSynAcu1.2, whole genome shotgun sequence window:
- the thoc2 gene encoding THO complex subunit 2 isoform X3, with protein MATRILPGEWVKNWEKSGKHDFVQLCKGLTEKIDHGCQIKDIQSALYELCWQVVQGNLKLDLVANVLGEMMELREDMPSILADVFSVLDLETVALEEKHKRDHYIQLVGACLIFLPEAILKERLDPETLESLGLIKQAHQFNQKIVKIKTKLFYKQQKFNLLREENEGYAKLITELGQDLSGNITSHIVLESIKSLIGCFNLDPNRVLDIILEVYESRSDQDEFFLSLIKSYMCEALTLCHILGFKFKFYQEPNEETPKSLYHIAAALLHHNLIELEDLYVHLLPLDAAIVEEHKLVISEAKQIARKLVMVVVPSDKSEDKEKEKEKEDEKIEQPPDNQKLGLLEALLRIGDWHHAQSIMDQMPSFYATSHKFIALALCQLLHLTVDPLYRGVGLPKGARGCVMHPLKNKRAPKPAESFEDLRREAFSMLGYLGPHLAHDPILFAKIVRLGKAFMKEYQNSEGSDVKDKMETLLSCFLSIADQVLLPSLSLMECNACMSEELWGFFKLFPYHHRYRLYGQWKNETYSSHPLLVKVKAHTVEGARYIMKRLTKENVKQSGRQIGKLTHSNPTIVFDYMLSQIQWYDNLIVPVVDSLKYLTSLNYDVLAYCIMEALANPEKEKMKHDDTTISSWLQSLASLCGAVFRKYPIDLAGLLQYVTNQLKAGKSFDLLILKEVVQKMAGIEVTDEMTSEQLEAMTGGEQLKAEGGYFGQIRNTKKSSQRLKDALLDHELALPLCVLMVQQRNGVVFLESGDKDLKLVGHLYDQCHDTLVQFGGFLASNLSTEDYIKRVPPIDVLCNQFHTPHDAAFFLSRPMYAHQILSKYDELKKTEKGNRQQQKVQKYVAACEQVMAPVHEAVMSLHPARVWEDLRPQFYATFWSLTMYDLAVPHAAYEREINKLKAQIKAIDENPETPMNKKKKEKERCTALQEKLQEEEKKQLEHVQRVLHRLKLEKDKWLMTKSTKNETITKFLQLCLFPRCIFSSIDAVYCARFVELVHQQMTPNFCTLLCYDRVFSAIIYTVASCTENESHRYGRFLCCMLETVTRWHSDRAVYEKECGNYPGFLTILRASGFDGGQQANPLDYENFRHVVHKWHYMLTKASVHCLETGDYTHIRNILIVLIKILPCYPKVLNLGQALEYRVHKICVKEKEKRPDLYALAMGYSGRLKSQKVRMVPENEFHHKEPPARNATPAGQQNGPGSTGKPATATMKGDDGLSDDADRGKDKSQTSKPVNKANSAAAKVTTSNGNGALNSSKTIKERDDKEKSGKEKKEKREKTPASTSETKAEARREKLREERAGKDERALREGKEKAPKADRDKVKAEEKMKDDKAKAGNGESVEPSRERDAIKESKSKEKGDRGAVAGSRKSPVPRSESADTERDHKRRKLDSHSSPSHSSSVKDNSNEPKESTSKHHLIYNSLARSKSRERELDKIDSENALLRCKEKKEEKERKERKRDIGLGEREVSLEPKRRKDENGTILSSDASKNSQCESPCDSPLSAEREKSKRSKSSSKEKGDSVKPERTSAGGKKESRRDKERSEKKEKRDSSGGKEDKKQSSDKHR; from the exons ATGGCGACACGTATCCTCCCTGGCGAATGGGTCAAAAATTGGGAGAAATCGGGAAAACACGATTT TGTACAACTCTGCAAAGGACTAACAGAGAAAATAGATCATGGATGTCAGATAAAAG ATATCCAGTCGGCCTTATATGAGCTCTGCTGGCAAGTTGTACAGGGCAACCTCAAGTTGGACCTTGTCGCCAACGTCCTTGGAGAGATGatg GAACTCCGAGAAGACATGCCATCAATTTTAGCTGATGTCTTTAGTGTCCTCG ATTTAGAGACTGTTGCActggaggaaaaacacaagCGTGACCATTACATCCAATTAGTGGGAGCATGTCTG atttttctcCCAGAGGCCATTTTGAAGGAGCGTCTGGATCCAGAAACCCTTGAATCTCTCGGACTTATCAAACAAGCCCATCAATTCAATCAGAAGATCGTGAAAATCAAGACCAAATTATT TTACAAGCAACAAAAGTTCAACTTGCTGAGGGAGGAAAATGAGGGCTATGCCAAACTAATCACAGAGCTTGGCCAAGACCTGTCCGGCAACATCACCAGTCACATTGTACTAGAAAGTATCAAGTCTCTCATAG GATGTTTCAATTTAGATCCTAACCGTGTTCTGGACATAATCCTGGAGGTGTATGAAAGTCGATCAGATCAAGATGAGTTCTTCTTGTCCCTCATCAAGTCCTACATGTGCGAGGCACTCACCCTCTGCCACATCCTTGgctttaaattcaaattttatCAG gaaCCAAATGAGGAAACTCCCAAGTCATTATACCACATTGCTGCTGCCCTACTACATCATAACCTGATAGAATTGGAAGATCTCTATGTACAT CTTTTACCGCTAGATGCCGCCATTGTTGAGGAACACAAACTAGTTATTTCAGAGGCCAAACAGATTGCTCGCAAATTGGTTATGGTTGTGGTGCCTTCcgataaaagtgaagacaaggaaaaagagaaggaaaagGAGGATGAGAAGATTGAGCAG CCACCTGATAACCAGAAGCTCGGTCTGCTGGAAGCACTTCTCAGGATTGGGGACTGGCACCATGCACAGAGTATAATGGACCAGATGCCTTCCTTCTATGCTACTTCTCATAAGTTCATTGCACTAGCACTCTGTCAGCTGTTACACCTCACAGTGGATCCTCTGTACCGAGG GGTTGGCCTCCCAAAAGGTGCACGGGGATGTGTGATGCATCCACTAAAGAACAAGCGGGCCCCTAAGCCAGCTGAGAGTTTCGAGGACTTGCGCAGGGAAGCGTTCAGCATGCTCGGCTACCTAGGACCTCACCTCGCGCATGACCCCATCCTCTTCGCCAAGATTGTGCGTCTGGGCAAGGCATTCATGAAAGAG TACCAGAACAGCGAAGGCTCGGAtgtcaaagacaaaatg GAAACACTATTGAGTTGTTTCCTGAGCATTGCAGACCAGGTGCTCCTCCCTTCCCTCTCGCTGATGGAGTGTAATGCGTGCATGTCTGAGGAGCTCTGGGGTTTCTTTAAGCTCTTCCCCTACCATCACAG gtaCCGCCTGTATGGACAGTGGAAAAATGAAACGTATTCCAGCCACCCCCTGCTGGTCAAAGTTAAAGCTCATACTGTGGAAGGGGCTCGATATATTATGAA gCGCTTGACCAAAGAGAACGTGAAACAATCTGGGAGGCAGATTGGCAAACTAACCCACAGCAACCCCACCATTGTTTTTGATTAT ATGCTGTCACAGATCCAGTGGTATGATAACCTCATTGTTCCAGTGGTGGATTCTTTGAAATACCTCACATCCCTCAACTACGATGTCTTGGCCT ATTGCATTATGGAAGCTCTGGCCAATCCCGAGAAGGAGAAGATGAAGCATGACGACACCACAATCTCATCGTGGCTACAAA GCCTGGCAAGTCTGTGTGGAGCTGTGTTCAGGAAATATCCAATCGACTTGGCCGGCCTCCTTCAGTATGTCACCAATCAACTcaaagcaggaaaaag TTTTGACCTGTTGATCCTCAAGGAAGTGGTGCAGAAAATGGCCGGCATCGAGGTTACGGATGAAATGACATCAGAGCAGCTCGAAGCAATGACAGGAGGGGAACAACTCAAAGCTGAG GGTGGCTACTTTGGTCAGATTAGGAACACGAAGAAGTCATCGCAACGTCTTAAGGATGCTCTGCTTGATCATGAACTGGCCCTGCCGCTTTGTGTACTCATGGTCCAGCAAAGAAATGGTGTGGTTTTCCTAGAAAGTGGAGATAAAGATCTCAAACTAGTCGGCCACCTGTATGACCAG TGTCATGACACACTGGTGCAGTTTGGTGGCTTCCTAGCCTCCAACCTCAGCACAGAGGACTACATCAAGCGCGTTCCCCCCATTGACGTCCTTTGTAACCAGTTCCATACTCCACACGACGCtgccttctttctttctcgccCAATGTACGCCCATCAAATATTG TCCAAGTACGATGAGCTGAAGAAGACGGAGAAAGGTAACCGGCAGCAGCAGAAGGTGCAGAAGTACGTGGCGGCGTGCGAGCAAGTCATGGCGCCGGTGCACGAGGCTGTGATGTCCCTCCATCCAGCCCGGGTTTGGGAAGACCTCCGCCCCCAGTTCTACGCCACCTTTTGGTCGCTCACCATGTACGACCTCGCCGTGCCCCACGCCGCCTACGAGCGTGAGATCAACAAGCTCAAGGCCCAGATCAAGGCCATTGATGAGAATCCAGAAACG CCTAtgaataagaaaaagaaagagaaggaaCGCTGTACTGCACTGCAGGAAAagctgcaggaggaggagaaaaagcaACTCGAGCACGTCCAGAGGGTGCTCCACCGCCTCAAACTGGAGAAAGACAAGTGGCTGATGACCA AATCTACCAAGAATGAGACCATCACCAAGTTCCTGCAGCTCTGTCTGTTCCCCCGCTGCATCTTCTCCTCCATCGACGCCGTTTACTGCGCCCGCTTTGTCGAGCTGGTTCACCAGCAGATGACGCCCAACTTTTGCACTCTTCTGTGCTACGACAGG GTTTTCTCAGCCATCATTTACACTGTGGCCAGTTGTACAGAGAACGAGTCGCACCGATATGGCCGCTTCCTCTGCTGCATGCTCGAGACGGTGACTCGCTGGCATAGCGATCGCGCCGTCTATGAGAAG GAATGTGGCAATTACCCCGGTTTCCTGACTATTTTGCGAGCGTCGGGATTTGACGGAGGCCAACAAGCCAATCCGCTGGATTATGAGAACTTCAGGCATGTGGTGCACAAATGGCATTACATGCTGACAAAG GCTTCAGTTCACTGCCTGGAGACGGGAGATTACACTCACATCCGAAACATCCTTATCGTTCTCATCAAAATCCTGCCATGTTATCCCAAGGTTTTGAATCTGGGCCAAGCGTTGGAGTACCGTGTCCACAAGATCTGCGTTaaggagaaggagaagaggCCAGATCTCTATGCCTTAGCCATGGG TTATTCAGGTCGGTTGAAAAGCCAGAAGGTGCGCATGGTCCCTGAGAATGAGTTTCACCACAAAGAGCCACCAGCGCGCAATGCGACTCCTGCCGGTCAGCAGAATGGACCAGGCAGCACAGGCAAGCCTGCCACAGCCACGATGAAGGGAGACGACGGGTTGTCCGATGATGCTG ATCGGGGAAAGGATAAAAGTCAGACCAGCAAGCCAGTAAACAAAGCCAACAGTGCAGCAGCTAAAGTAACCACCAGCAATGGGAATGGTGCTCTAAACAG CAGCAAAACCATAAAAGAGCGAGACGACAAGGAGAAGAGTGGCAAggagaaaaaagagaaaagggaAAAGACGCCCGCCAGCACATCTGAAACAAAGGCGGAGGCTCGCAGAGAAAAGCtgagagaagagagagcaGGCAAGGATGAGCGGGCGCTTCGCGAGGGTAAGGAGAAGGCACCCAAGGCAGACCGAGACAAAGTCAAGGCTGAGGAGAAGATGAAAGATGACAAGGCCAAAGCCGGCAACGGGGAGTCCGTGGAGCCTTCCAGGGAGCGCGATGCCATCAAGGAGTCCAAGAGCAAGGAGAAAGGAGACAGGGGCGCTGTGGCCGGCTCGCGCAAGTCACCAGTTCCCAGATCGGAGTCAGCCGACACTGAGAGGG ATCACAAAAGACGAAAGCTCGACAGTCACTCTTCTCCATCCCACTCGTCGTCTGTTAAG GACAATAGCAACGAGCCCAAGGAGTCCACGTCCAAG CACCACCTCATCTACAATTCACTAGCGCGGTCCAAAAGCAGAGAGAGGGAGCTGGACAAGATCGATTCCGAGAACGCACTTCTCCGAtgcaaagagaagaaagaagaaaaggagcGCAAAGAGAGGAAGAGA GACATCGGCTTAGGTGAACGCGAGGTCAGCCTCGAACCCAAACGCAGAAAGGACGAGAACGGAACCA TTCTCTCCTCAGACGCCTCGAAAAACAGCCAGTGCGAGAGCCCTTGCGACTCGCCGCTCTCGgcggagagagagaagagcaaacGGTCCAAATCCTCCAGCAAAGAAAAGGGCGACTCCGTCAAGCCCGAACGAACCTCCGCCGGAGGAAAAAAG GAATCCCGACGCGATAAGGAGAGGTctgaaaagaaagagaagaggGACAGCAGCGGAGgaaaggaagacaaaaaaca GTCTTCCGACAAGCACAGATAA
- the thoc2 gene encoding THO complex subunit 2 isoform X5 produces the protein MATRILPGEWVKNWEKSGKHDFVQLCKGLTEKIDHGCQIKDIQSALYELCWQVVQGNLKLDLVANVLGEMMELREDMPSILADVFSVLDLETVALEEKHKRDHYIQLVGACLIFLPEAILKERLDPETLESLGLIKQAHQFNQKIVKIKTKLFYKQQKFNLLREENEGYAKLITELGQDLSGNITSHIVLESIKSLIGCFNLDPNRVLDIILEVYESRSDQDEFFLSLIKSYMCEALTLCHILGFKFKFYQEPNEETPKSLYHIAAALLHHNLIELEDLYVHLLPLDAAIVEEHKLVISEAKQIARKLVMVVVPSDKSEDKEKEKEKEDEKIEQPPDNQKLGLLEALLRIGDWHHAQSIMDQMPSFYATSHKFIALALCQLLHLTVDPLYRGVGLPKGARGCVMHPLKNKRAPKPAESFEDLRREAFSMLGYLGPHLAHDPILFAKIVRLGKAFMKEYQNSEGSDVKDKMETLLSCFLSIADQVLLPSLSLMECNACMSEELWGFFKLFPYHHRYRLYGQWKNETYSSHPLLVKVKAHTVEGARYIMKRLTKENVKQSGRQIGKLTHSNPTIVFDYMLSQIQWYDNLIVPVVDSLKYLTSLNYDVLAYCIMEALANPEKEKMKHDDTTISSWLQSLASLCGAVFRKYPIDLAGLLQYVTNQLKAGKSFDLLILKEVVQKMAGIEVTDEMTSEQLEAMTGGEQLKAEGGYFGQIRNTKKSSQRLKDALLDHELALPLCVLMVQQRNGVVFLESGDKDLKLVGHLYDQCHDTLVQFGGFLASNLSTEDYIKRVPPIDVLCNQFHTPHDAAFFLSRPMYAHQILSKYDELKKTEKGNRQQQKVQKYVAACEQVMAPVHEAVMSLHPARVWEDLRPQFYATFWSLTMYDLAVPHAAYEREINKLKAQIKAIDENPETPMNKKKKEKERCTALQEKLQEEEKKQLEHVQRVLHRLKLEKDKWLMTKSTKNETITKFLQLCLFPRCIFSSIDAVYCARFVELVHQQMTPNFCTLLCYDRVFSAIIYTVASCTENESHRYGRFLCCMLETVTRWHSDRAVYEKECGNYPGFLTILRASGFDGGQQANPLDYENFRHVVHKWHYMLTKASVHCLETGDYTHIRNILIVLIKILPCYPKVLNLGQALEYRVHKICVKEKEKRPDLYALAMGYSGRLKSQKVRMVPENEFHHKEPPARNATPAGQQNGPGSTGKPATATMKGDDGLSDDADRGKDKSQTSKPVNKANSAAAKVTTSNGNGALNSKTIKERDDKEKSGKEKKEKREKTPASTSETKAEARREKLREERAGKDERALREGKEKAPKADRDKVKAEEKMKDDKAKAGNGESVEPSRERDAIKESKSKEKGDRGAVAGSRKSPVPRSESADTERDHKRRKLDSHSSPSHSSSVKDNSNEPKESTSKHHLIYNSLARSKSRERELDKIDSENALLRCKEKKEEKERKERKRDIGLGEREVSLEPKRRKDENGTNASKNSQCESPCDSPLSAEREKSKRSKSSSKEKGDSVKPERTSAGGKKESRRDKERSEKKEKRDSSGGKEDKKQYP, from the exons ATGGCGACACGTATCCTCCCTGGCGAATGGGTCAAAAATTGGGAGAAATCGGGAAAACACGATTT TGTACAACTCTGCAAAGGACTAACAGAGAAAATAGATCATGGATGTCAGATAAAAG ATATCCAGTCGGCCTTATATGAGCTCTGCTGGCAAGTTGTACAGGGCAACCTCAAGTTGGACCTTGTCGCCAACGTCCTTGGAGAGATGatg GAACTCCGAGAAGACATGCCATCAATTTTAGCTGATGTCTTTAGTGTCCTCG ATTTAGAGACTGTTGCActggaggaaaaacacaagCGTGACCATTACATCCAATTAGTGGGAGCATGTCTG atttttctcCCAGAGGCCATTTTGAAGGAGCGTCTGGATCCAGAAACCCTTGAATCTCTCGGACTTATCAAACAAGCCCATCAATTCAATCAGAAGATCGTGAAAATCAAGACCAAATTATT TTACAAGCAACAAAAGTTCAACTTGCTGAGGGAGGAAAATGAGGGCTATGCCAAACTAATCACAGAGCTTGGCCAAGACCTGTCCGGCAACATCACCAGTCACATTGTACTAGAAAGTATCAAGTCTCTCATAG GATGTTTCAATTTAGATCCTAACCGTGTTCTGGACATAATCCTGGAGGTGTATGAAAGTCGATCAGATCAAGATGAGTTCTTCTTGTCCCTCATCAAGTCCTACATGTGCGAGGCACTCACCCTCTGCCACATCCTTGgctttaaattcaaattttatCAG gaaCCAAATGAGGAAACTCCCAAGTCATTATACCACATTGCTGCTGCCCTACTACATCATAACCTGATAGAATTGGAAGATCTCTATGTACAT CTTTTACCGCTAGATGCCGCCATTGTTGAGGAACACAAACTAGTTATTTCAGAGGCCAAACAGATTGCTCGCAAATTGGTTATGGTTGTGGTGCCTTCcgataaaagtgaagacaaggaaaaagagaaggaaaagGAGGATGAGAAGATTGAGCAG CCACCTGATAACCAGAAGCTCGGTCTGCTGGAAGCACTTCTCAGGATTGGGGACTGGCACCATGCACAGAGTATAATGGACCAGATGCCTTCCTTCTATGCTACTTCTCATAAGTTCATTGCACTAGCACTCTGTCAGCTGTTACACCTCACAGTGGATCCTCTGTACCGAGG GGTTGGCCTCCCAAAAGGTGCACGGGGATGTGTGATGCATCCACTAAAGAACAAGCGGGCCCCTAAGCCAGCTGAGAGTTTCGAGGACTTGCGCAGGGAAGCGTTCAGCATGCTCGGCTACCTAGGACCTCACCTCGCGCATGACCCCATCCTCTTCGCCAAGATTGTGCGTCTGGGCAAGGCATTCATGAAAGAG TACCAGAACAGCGAAGGCTCGGAtgtcaaagacaaaatg GAAACACTATTGAGTTGTTTCCTGAGCATTGCAGACCAGGTGCTCCTCCCTTCCCTCTCGCTGATGGAGTGTAATGCGTGCATGTCTGAGGAGCTCTGGGGTTTCTTTAAGCTCTTCCCCTACCATCACAG gtaCCGCCTGTATGGACAGTGGAAAAATGAAACGTATTCCAGCCACCCCCTGCTGGTCAAAGTTAAAGCTCATACTGTGGAAGGGGCTCGATATATTATGAA gCGCTTGACCAAAGAGAACGTGAAACAATCTGGGAGGCAGATTGGCAAACTAACCCACAGCAACCCCACCATTGTTTTTGATTAT ATGCTGTCACAGATCCAGTGGTATGATAACCTCATTGTTCCAGTGGTGGATTCTTTGAAATACCTCACATCCCTCAACTACGATGTCTTGGCCT ATTGCATTATGGAAGCTCTGGCCAATCCCGAGAAGGAGAAGATGAAGCATGACGACACCACAATCTCATCGTGGCTACAAA GCCTGGCAAGTCTGTGTGGAGCTGTGTTCAGGAAATATCCAATCGACTTGGCCGGCCTCCTTCAGTATGTCACCAATCAACTcaaagcaggaaaaag TTTTGACCTGTTGATCCTCAAGGAAGTGGTGCAGAAAATGGCCGGCATCGAGGTTACGGATGAAATGACATCAGAGCAGCTCGAAGCAATGACAGGAGGGGAACAACTCAAAGCTGAG GGTGGCTACTTTGGTCAGATTAGGAACACGAAGAAGTCATCGCAACGTCTTAAGGATGCTCTGCTTGATCATGAACTGGCCCTGCCGCTTTGTGTACTCATGGTCCAGCAAAGAAATGGTGTGGTTTTCCTAGAAAGTGGAGATAAAGATCTCAAACTAGTCGGCCACCTGTATGACCAG TGTCATGACACACTGGTGCAGTTTGGTGGCTTCCTAGCCTCCAACCTCAGCACAGAGGACTACATCAAGCGCGTTCCCCCCATTGACGTCCTTTGTAACCAGTTCCATACTCCACACGACGCtgccttctttctttctcgccCAATGTACGCCCATCAAATATTG TCCAAGTACGATGAGCTGAAGAAGACGGAGAAAGGTAACCGGCAGCAGCAGAAGGTGCAGAAGTACGTGGCGGCGTGCGAGCAAGTCATGGCGCCGGTGCACGAGGCTGTGATGTCCCTCCATCCAGCCCGGGTTTGGGAAGACCTCCGCCCCCAGTTCTACGCCACCTTTTGGTCGCTCACCATGTACGACCTCGCCGTGCCCCACGCCGCCTACGAGCGTGAGATCAACAAGCTCAAGGCCCAGATCAAGGCCATTGATGAGAATCCAGAAACG CCTAtgaataagaaaaagaaagagaaggaaCGCTGTACTGCACTGCAGGAAAagctgcaggaggaggagaaaaagcaACTCGAGCACGTCCAGAGGGTGCTCCACCGCCTCAAACTGGAGAAAGACAAGTGGCTGATGACCA AATCTACCAAGAATGAGACCATCACCAAGTTCCTGCAGCTCTGTCTGTTCCCCCGCTGCATCTTCTCCTCCATCGACGCCGTTTACTGCGCCCGCTTTGTCGAGCTGGTTCACCAGCAGATGACGCCCAACTTTTGCACTCTTCTGTGCTACGACAGG GTTTTCTCAGCCATCATTTACACTGTGGCCAGTTGTACAGAGAACGAGTCGCACCGATATGGCCGCTTCCTCTGCTGCATGCTCGAGACGGTGACTCGCTGGCATAGCGATCGCGCCGTCTATGAGAAG GAATGTGGCAATTACCCCGGTTTCCTGACTATTTTGCGAGCGTCGGGATTTGACGGAGGCCAACAAGCCAATCCGCTGGATTATGAGAACTTCAGGCATGTGGTGCACAAATGGCATTACATGCTGACAAAG GCTTCAGTTCACTGCCTGGAGACGGGAGATTACACTCACATCCGAAACATCCTTATCGTTCTCATCAAAATCCTGCCATGTTATCCCAAGGTTTTGAATCTGGGCCAAGCGTTGGAGTACCGTGTCCACAAGATCTGCGTTaaggagaaggagaagaggCCAGATCTCTATGCCTTAGCCATGGG TTATTCAGGTCGGTTGAAAAGCCAGAAGGTGCGCATGGTCCCTGAGAATGAGTTTCACCACAAAGAGCCACCAGCGCGCAATGCGACTCCTGCCGGTCAGCAGAATGGACCAGGCAGCACAGGCAAGCCTGCCACAGCCACGATGAAGGGAGACGACGGGTTGTCCGATGATGCTG ATCGGGGAAAGGATAAAAGTCAGACCAGCAAGCCAGTAAACAAAGCCAACAGTGCAGCAGCTAAAGTAACCACCAGCAATGGGAATGGTGCTCTAAACAG CAAAACCATAAAAGAGCGAGACGACAAGGAGAAGAGTGGCAAggagaaaaaagagaaaagggaAAAGACGCCCGCCAGCACATCTGAAACAAAGGCGGAGGCTCGCAGAGAAAAGCtgagagaagagagagcaGGCAAGGATGAGCGGGCGCTTCGCGAGGGTAAGGAGAAGGCACCCAAGGCAGACCGAGACAAAGTCAAGGCTGAGGAGAAGATGAAAGATGACAAGGCCAAAGCCGGCAACGGGGAGTCCGTGGAGCCTTCCAGGGAGCGCGATGCCATCAAGGAGTCCAAGAGCAAGGAGAAAGGAGACAGGGGCGCTGTGGCCGGCTCGCGCAAGTCACCAGTTCCCAGATCGGAGTCAGCCGACACTGAGAGGG ATCACAAAAGACGAAAGCTCGACAGTCACTCTTCTCCATCCCACTCGTCGTCTGTTAAG GACAATAGCAACGAGCCCAAGGAGTCCACGTCCAAG CACCACCTCATCTACAATTCACTAGCGCGGTCCAAAAGCAGAGAGAGGGAGCTGGACAAGATCGATTCCGAGAACGCACTTCTCCGAtgcaaagagaagaaagaagaaaaggagcGCAAAGAGAGGAAGAGA GACATCGGCTTAGGTGAACGCGAGGTCAGCCTCGAACCCAAACGCAGAAAGGACGAGAACGGAACCA ACGCCTCGAAAAACAGCCAGTGCGAGAGCCCTTGCGACTCGCCGCTCTCGgcggagagagagaagagcaaacGGTCCAAATCCTCCAGCAAAGAAAAGGGCGACTCCGTCAAGCCCGAACGAACCTCCGCCGGAGGAAAAAAG GAATCCCGACGCGATAAGGAGAGGTctgaaaagaaagagaagaggGACAGCAGCGGAGgaaaggaagacaaaaaacaatatcCTTAG